CGGCTAGAGAAACTCTGTCTTTTCAAATATCACGTCTGTCCATCAGTCTGGCTGTctatctgtcagtctgtctggctgtctgtccgTTAACcaaccccctgtctcctctctcccaggtGAATGAGTTGCAGGGTCGTATCAAGGAATCAACCAGGAGGATGATGGCTGTGGTGTCTGAGCTGTCGATGCGCCAGGCCAGCGCCATGATCCTGCAGCAGGTAAATAGGAGATTCCTTTAGATTGACCAGCATTTCCTAGTCTGGTGGACCCATACTGTATATCCCTGTAGTCaactgggaccaggctaaggTAAAGTCTAAGGATTATACTGTAGATCCCTGTAGTCAActgggaccaggctaaaataAAGTCTAAGGATTTTCCTGCTTTTACGACATCGTCCTCTTTCCATACATCGATCTACCCAAACGCCAACATCCTCCTAATAATCCTCCTCTTCCTGACATTccatgttgtcctgatcccaccCGTCAGGAGCTGAAGGAGAGGGAGCTCTTCCTGGACACCTGCCACCGCCGTCTGGACCAGGGTCTGCCCCCCTCTGAAGACCTGGAGCTGGAGTGGCAACACATCCTCAGGGACGAGAAGCGCAGACAGGCCGACCAGCAGGAGAAGGACAGGGTCAGTCACCCTCCATGGCCCTCTACCACAGGAGTTAGAATTATGGATAATTCATGGATGAATTCATAATGTTGAACTCGATACTGAACTTTTGTACTGCATTTAACACTTTGACTTTCTGGCAATCAGATAGAAAAGTTTGATGTAGAATAGACGTGCTTCTCTGACGTGTAATGAATGAGGAATcgtgtcagctctattcatggtatttctatctgcaacgttcagtACATTGAACCCTGTTCTCTCCAGTACATTTCTAGATACTCTTTTAGATGTATATAATTTACTATGTAGAGaacctctattctctcctctgttacagctggtggaggaggaggagaggacccaGCTCCCCAGTGGGGTGTACACCACAGCCGAGGCCCGGCCCAACGCCTACATccccctgggggacaccctgccCCTGCCCAAGCCCTACGGAGCCCTGGCCCCCTTCAAACCCTCCGAGCCTGGCAACAACATCAGACACATCCGCAAGCCTGAACCTAAACCCATTGAGATATAGACTTGGACCTAAACCCATTGAGATAtagacctggaccaaacacattgatatactgtagacctggaccaaacacattgatatactgtagacctggaccaaacacagtgagatatactgtagacctggaccaaacacagtgagatatactgtatacttggaccaaacacattgagatatactgtagacctggaccaaacacattgagatacagtggggagaacaagtatttgatacactgccgattttgcaggttttcctacttacaaagcatgtagaggtctgtcattttatcataggtacacttcaactgtgagagacggaatctaaaacaaaaatccagaaaatcacattgtatgatttttaagtaattaatttgcattttattgcacgacataggtatttgatacatcagaaaagcagaacttaatatttggtacagaaacctttgtttgcaattacagagatcatacgtttcctgtaggtcttgaccaggtttgcacacactgcagcagggtttttggcccactcctccatacagaccttctccagatccttcaggtttcggggctgtcgctgggcaatacagactttcagctccctccaaagattttctattgggttcaggtctgagactggctaggccactccaggaccttgagatgcttctacggccactccttagttgccctggctgtgtgtttcgggtcgttgtcatgctggaagacccagccacgactccatcttcaatgctcttactgagggaaggaggttgttggccaagatctcgcgatacatggccccatccatcctcccctcaatacggtgcagtcgttcctgtcccctttgcagcaaagcatccccaaagaatgatgtttccacctccatgcttcacggttgggatggtgttcttggggttgtactcatccttcttcttcctccaaacacggcgagtggagtttagaccaaaaagctcaatttttgtctcatcagaccacatgaccttctcccattcctcctctggatcatccagatggtcatttggcaaacttcagacgggcctggacatgcgcttggcttgagcagggggaccttgcgtgcgctgcaggattttaatccatgacgggcgtagtgtgttactaatggttttctttgagactgtggtcccagctcttcaggtcattgaccaggtcctgccgtgtagttctgggctgatcctcaccttcctcatgatcattgatgccccacgaggtgagatcttgcatggagccccagaccgagggtgattgaccgtcatcttgaacttcttccattttctaataattgcaccaacagttgttgccttctcaccaagctgcttgcctattgtccgtagcccatcccagccttgtgcaggtctacaattttatccctgatgtccttacacagctctctggtcttggccattgtggagaggttggagtctgtttgattgagtgtgtggacaggtgtcttttatacaggtaacgagttcaaacaggtgcagttaatacaggtaatgagtggagaacaggagggcttcttaaagaaaaactgacaggtctgtgagagccggaattcttactggttggtaggtgatcaaatacttatgtcatgaaataaaatgcaaattaattacttaaaaatcatacaatgtgattttctggatttttgttttagattccgtctctcacagttgaagtgtacctatgataataattacagacctctacatgctttgtaagtaggaaaacctgcaaaatcggcagtgtatcaaatacttgttctccccactgtatactgtagacCTGGACTAAACCCATTGAGATATAGACCCTGGACCAAACAcagtgagatatactgtagacTTGGACCAAACACATTGAAATGTAGACCTGGACCTAAACCCATTGAGATAtagacctggaccaaacacattgaGATATAGACCTGAACCAAACACATTGAGATAtagacctggaccaaacacattgagatctagacctggaccaaacacattgaGATATAGACCTGAACCTAAACCCATTGAGATATAGACCTGAACCTAAACCCATTGAGATCtagacctggaccaaacacattgagatatactgtagacctggaccaaacacattgagatatagacctggaccaaacacattgagatgtagacctggaccaaacacattgagatgtagacctggaccaaacacattgagatatagacctggaccaaacacattgagatgtagacctggaccaaacacagtgagatatactgtagacctggaccaaacacattgagatatactgtagacctggaccaaacacagtgagatatactgtagacctggaccaaacacattgagatatactgtagacctggaccaaacacattgagatatactgtagacctggaccaaacacattgagatatactgtagacctggaccaaacacagtgagatatactgtagacctggaccaaacacagtgagatatactgtagaccCTGGACTAAACAcagtgagatatactgtagacctggaccaaacacagtgagatatactgtagacctggaccaaacacagtgagatatactgtatacttggaccaaacacagtgagatatactgtagacctggaccaaacacagtgagatatactgtatacttggaccaaacacagtgagatatactgtagacctggaccaaacacagtgagatatactgtatacttggaccaaacacagtgagatatactgtagacctggaccaaacacagtgagatatactgtagacctggaccaaaacacagtgagatatactgagacctggaccaaacacagtgagatatactgagacctggaccaaacacattgagatgtagacctggaccaaacacagtGAGATATAGACCCTAGACCAAACACATTGAGATATACgagacctggaccaaacacagtgagatatactgtagacctggaccaaacacattgagatatactgtagacctggaccaaacacattgaGATATACTGAGACCTGGAACAAACACattgagatatactgtagacctggaccaaacacagtgagatatagacctggaccaaacacattgagatatactgtagacctggaccaaacacagtgagatatactgtagacctggaccaaacacattgagatatactgtagacctggaccaaacacattgagatatactgtagacctggaccaaacacagtgagatatactgtagacctggaccaaacacattgagatatactgtagacctggaccaaacacagtgagatatactgtagacctggaccaaacacagtgagatatactgtagacctggaccaaacacagtgagatatactgtagacctggaccaaacacagtgagatatactgtatacttggaccaaacacagtgagatatactgtagacctggaccaaacacattgagatgtagacctggaccaaacacagtGAGATATAGACCTAGACCAAACACattgagatatactgtagacctggaccaaacacagtgagatatactgtagacctggaccaaacacagtgagatatactgtagacctggaccaaacacagtgagatatactgtatacttggaccaaacacagtgagatatactgtagacctggaccaaacacagtgagatatactgtagacctggaccaaacacattgagatatactgttgacctggaccaaacactactactacttctaacCCACCTAGATCTATCTGAGACTATGGAGTGATATGAGTGTCAACATACATTTAATTCAGTTACATTTCTGTTGGAACTAATAGCACTCCATATGGGACACTCGGGTTACCAGGGACAGGATAATATTTATCAGCCAATCATCATAGGGCCTTTAGACACAGGCCTTTAGATCCTCAACACAAGCACAGCTCATTAAACGACAGCTATATTTTCACCTCGTTTGCAGTCTTGTTCCTGTTTTGTTCCTGAGAAGCAGAGCAGGGAGTGTGCCATGCATCTGGGTTGGATTTCTGCTGAAGGCATGAGGTCTTACTGGCAATACTGTAGCTGTTTCTAGTTACCCTCCTCCAGTAACCTAGACCTTACGGAGAATCTTTCAGAGGGATTTCACTCATGATTCTTTACATTTCTGGTAAAAgtgaaggaggaagagaaggtgGAGTGGGactgtcagtatgtgtgtgtgtgtgtgtgtgtgtgttgagtgtgtgttgtgtgtgtgtgtgtatatgtgttgagtgtgtgtgttgagtgtgtgtgtgtgagctctgcGATTCTGAGAATCAAAGCTTGGCTTTGGGAGAAATGTGCCTGGTGGTCTGCCTGGTGGAAGCGTCCAAGACAGCGACATCAGATATTGTGTAGAACGCCTGTTCATTTCTGAGCGACTGATCTGTGGGAGTTAGCCAGGTCTCTGTCTGTTCCCTCGGCTACagggtgtgtctctgtctctctgtctgaaccATAACAATCCACACTGCAGCAGAGTGGCTAGCATTAGCGTGTGGTAATCAGAGTGATGATGGGAAATGTACTTATTTATGGTTTACTTACGAGTCACCTTATGTCTCTGTATGACTCACAGGGAATAGGGGTATCAATGTGACGCTGCCACGGCTATCACGAGCAGTCTTGTTGAAAGAAGAGAGACGGTTGTTAGAAACATGCAACAAATCTTTTATTTAGAGTTTAATTTATACAAAATGGCTTTACACGTGTAAACATTACCCAAAAAATCCCTTTGCCAGTTTATTATTGTACCTGATCAACGCATTTCCCTCGATTCCACTCCAAATCACTGTGTTATTCCTGAAATCTAACCATGCATTAGTTCCTCTGAAATGGAAATATACAGATGTCGACACAGGACACAGTGGTGTTGTAATTCAGACACCTTCCAGAGAACTTCCCTCTTACTGTAAGAGCCTCATCCATCCGGTCAGTGTGGGGAATGAGcaacagacagaggggggagaagatATCAACCTGTCAAATGAATGCATAACCGATTACTACTTGTCACCAGACCCATTTGTCATCAGAATCGAATGGATTTCATAGATTCTCGTGTATTGGAGCGttgagtaatcaacattgaaagTAGTCATTTCAAACTGTCCCTGCTCTCTGAGTGCTTATGGAATATGAAGTGTTGAGTGAAAACTTGGAGCTTTGCCTGCTCTcgcctctttctcttctctctctctctctctctctctctctctctccaatcggtctctccctccctcacttgtCCTGGAAGCCCAGCAGGATCAGAGTCTGTTTCAGAGACGTCTCCTCCACAAACCTGGCATCCACATTCTCCTGCTCCTCAAAAGGGTTCAGAGCTGCAACACAGAATAGACACaccatcagaaacacacacacacacagtacagacaCACACTTAAACACAGTTTGGCTTGGCTGTTTAATAAGCTAGTTTCACTTGTACAGACCAGAGAAACATTCTCTAAATAAATACCTCGATCTTCCACATCCAACAGGATTTTGGCCAGGAATGTGAGAGGCAGGAACTCAGGCCTGAAGCCAGGCTCATCTCTCTCCATGAACGTAGAACCCTGGAACAACAGACAAACCATCTAACTAATCAAGTCCAGCAATAACTACTTCCTGCTCTTGGTGATATTGAATTGGTGATTGTACAGTTGATTAGTTGAAGCAGAACAGGTCAGTGTTACTTTGGTGTTGGCGTGTTTCTCCAGTAGGCCTCTGACATAGTCTCTGGAGATACAGGCTGAACTGATGGGGTGATCCCACAGGTGACAGATCCTCTGCTCCATGGGCTGTAaataacaacaacagcaacaacaacaattaGCTAGGTACCCCATGTCCTCTATAACGAGGCCTTCAACACAAGTTTCTCAACCTGTGTAAAATCTAATCATGTGTTGACTGGTGAATGAATCGATATTCGCTAAGGGCCCGATACCGATTTAGGAAATGATGCCTTTCTTACGCACACGCCTTTCCtaagcacttctcagtagttggtattcagacgtaccttatgcaggtgcgtaacgggctttgcaggcgtgTTTCCCTTGCGAGcgctgaatacatttaattcaaccgctgaaaacccttcAACTTTCTGGCCAATagattttctcgtggagttttcattcaatagggttttcagtacattcaTCTTAAAGCCGGGTGTACACTACACGACTTTCAAAATCCTAACATCGCTAAACCTCTCACATTAAACGACCATCTTTCCtgtatgttttttttgtcttgccAACGTAGTGGTGCGCACACTAAATGATCTGGCACAGACGGGAGTCACACACTACAAGATTCTTCCCTTGGTCGTGAGGATTCTCAATACCACGCTGTCTCGCCAAAACAATGATGTGATTTCATTTAACGTAGCTACAACGAGCTGTGGCTCAAAGCAGCCTCAAAcgttttcagtcagacattcactTCCCTTCAGAGTTGAAATATCTAGCCAACATTTTGAATGAATAACATTGCTTGTGAGCTTCAGAGCTGTAACGATTTGACACTTTGGCTTTGATTTAAAGGCAAGTACAAACGCATACTTTGGTAGTAGTCATCGCTCCTTCTCGAGTCTACACATCCTGGGATGCAAAAAACGTCATCATCTCACTGGCTTCTTCTCTGGCGAGCTCTCATTTGCTAGTGCTGATCACCGTTCTCAAAACGTGTCGTTGCACATCTCACTCTATAAGAGCATTGCAGATTTTGTGCCCATAAAATcaaacatgtttgaaaatatcGGGATGTCTGGGACTGCTCAAAGATGACATCGGTCGTCCTCAGATTGTGTCTCTTGACCCGCTCACATTAAACAAGCGTCGGTGACGGCCGCTCGCACCGAGTAGGCAACGACATGGGGATTTTGTCTCCGATCTCAAAAACTTGTCTGGGACATCAAAATAGTGTAGTGTACACACtgcttaagccatccctttaaatatggtgtacctttaattagaaTTTTGTTGACAAACTAGAATACATAGAGAGAACGGGTTCGGACAATAGAGGTCAGTGAAAGAAAGCCAGATATGGAACTTCATCTCCGTTTCTTTCAGCACCAAACGGTAGATTTCAAAATACTCTGATCTGTtagattatttaggcacattttatTGGGGTATACAATACAAATTCTGAATAACggcacagctatttatagccTATTTCACTGTCCCACTTGAGACCGTTTCCTCacgcgtaaaggtggtggaattatgagggaattaagtcaaggtcagaataccgcgtatctgtagacacgccttcatttctttgatctccaccccaaacgaatagcgggtgaatagcatgctattctcatgcttaagttcaaggtcaggtAAAAAGGGAAATATGCTTAACCCCCTCTATGATTATGAGTTGAACAGCAGAAGGAATGTGCCTTTGTTTCTCTGTTGTAGCTGCTTCACTTCCTCTCTTGGCTGCAACAACAGCCCAAGAATCCTCTGATTGGCTAAAGACATTCACATTCCACTGCTTAGACAGGTGGAAGTAACAAACATCACAATGCAATTACCACCTTTGAGAGAAATGCAACTTTTACCTCAGGTAGTCTCTTCAGAATGCTGAACTTCAGCTTCTCATTGGCATCACTGTTGTCTAAATCTACACAAGAGGAAAAATAGATCGTTTTTAATTACTTAAAATAATCGAAACCTTTTATCTTCAGCAATACTGTTTCTATTGTCCCAGAAGGACTTTCTGGGAGTGTGAAAACCCACCATCTCCGACTGCTACGGTATTCAAAACACTTTAAGGGCAATTACCACAGATTCATTTTACCACTTGATTACGCATCGACTTACTCCCAGAAATCAGATTTCCTTATCTCTGTCTAGACTAAATATTGAAAACAATAAtgttgttgtggtcctctgtagctcaattggtagagcatggcgcttgtaacgccagggtagtgggttcgatccccaggaccacccatacgtaaaaatgtatgcacacatgactaagtcgctttggataaaagcgtctgctaaaatggcatattattgtacTTTGCTTTCATCTTCAGAGATTGTTTTGTTTGTACTCTGAGGAAGAGATGTCATATAAACTGTACTGAAACTGGCCAAGCATGAAACAGTATTATAGGACTGTTTGTAGTACTGCATTCTGATTGTTACCAGGTACAAAAAGTTTGAGTGTTCCTATT
This genomic stretch from Coregonus clupeaformis isolate EN_2021a unplaced genomic scaffold, ASM2061545v1 scaf2473, whole genome shotgun sequence harbors:
- the LOC123488756 gene encoding gamma-secretase-activating protein-like yields the protein MTDLDNSDANEKLKFSILKRLPEPMEQRICHLWDHPISSACISRDYVRGLLEKHANTKGSTFMERDEPGFRPEFLPLTFLAKILLDVEDRALNPFEEQENVDARFVEETSLKQTLILLGFQDK